A genomic segment from Coccinella septempunctata chromosome 3, icCocSept1.1, whole genome shotgun sequence encodes:
- the LOC123309007 gene encoding DENN domain-containing protein 5B isoform X1 has product MIKFADYFVISGLDLGSGLEPDKYAEDNLQVSPLERSYKTKVLSHYPDNIAAYPLDEQAVGMLCLPNGLKFRTQKHSVTQAPTFHSFLITKEDGKRFYGFSLIFYEEVRNRDICTAMQTLQAMYITELSSGSRSRPVLNNQNQVPQSRSLPRHFKLNPHNPTGAALQYYDISRDKLFVSKSIAILCRSAYVQAAKIFLENLYRCAKRLSNSQYSLESYVFNLLYEIELPTPGKSILVHLPPSDPQLPPTSIVLQSPAPPLELPHLDYSLRLMFVWLGVDIVVQLFTCLLLENQILLRSTDCQKLMVVAEGITSLLFPFTWPHVYVPILPASLHHFLDAPVPFLMGLNASSENIKVASEASLCYVDIDKCKVQLPEETTSFPHREAFVSEIWSALDKFGIQVPNSENNRNTNTQEIISRSCTLPLKPQNRRKLSVHDTLDCERPPSPPGSARSEALQRIADIVRRTGVTLDQNDSSLPADTYIEDLRFNNSLREIFLNRFVHIFQSYENFVIFPNQAKEDWLNNRDSMQNFDKSSFLSDQPEQHRAFLWRFLESQMFATLIDNKILSTWGEVDNNLVIFDNRIKLLKQRYGGENLMRSLCYEPCTISHDTQKLLERRLTNPDFESPSPREIMNSRSTSSKNFPLLNKEILNKTPVVNKGSIPRASALKKDMNIPRPMSLSGDRANANKSGAAQDMSPALLAQTNWTFVEKLLKDCKAKTKRMLLAKLGAEGVTLSSNNASDNSGAVEESTLVASLCDFLERVWSHALQKKRGKSALWSHLLAYQETHQPLSMKENHYLSREKKKEEKSRQQTLPTLLSRSVVAEMSRLALQVDYWSSHGSDRNLKTELPHLPETLLVDIINVQAMLDVKTCIGKARAWVRLALEKKLLSKHIRTLLSDQALLKNLYKRSAFLRCDEEREQFLYHLLSLNAVDYFCFTSTYPTTVIPYRIVIVPSKKGTVTSANVWVVLSGTLSETKRVNVPKATINFEHKNQNLGVLTTLRIGHDNSGMHAKWMIDFVLVRNDITGHVYKFPCGRWLGRGVDDGSTERLLVGSLLPPCKEGEDNPTASQNKVTTPPRSRSPAPPAPKTELKQSQIQHMLSDCINNIVKWQYRRSSERNTTLTALLCGEKGLVHCMENVFLLGFKSAKLFVGKHYLWDYLVWIKEEFESCLMEESGGTRSASLERNYQKTVAVWRCYCHLVDEIMSSSKALGKDGKFQLFICLSVREHLLHRMLVPMSACKITSEMYEDESFLKNRGLLTFLRQILLPLDELDVVLENSVTHGISSPSHC; this is encoded by the exons ATGATCAAATTTGCTGATTACTTTGTCATAAGTGGTCTGGATTTGGGCTCAGGATTAGAGCCTGATAAGTATGCAG AGGACAATTTGCAAGTTTCTCCTTTGGAGAGATCTTACAAAACAAAGGTTTTAAGCCATTACCCTGACAATATAGCAGCATATCCACTTGACGAGCAAGCTGTTGGAATG ttGTGCCTACCTAATGGTCTCAAATTTCGTACTCAAAAGCATTCAGTCACACAAGCTCCtacttttcattcttttttgATCACTAAAGAGGATGGAAAACGATTTTATGGTTTCAGCTTGATATTCTATGAGGAAGTTAGGAATAGGGACATCTGTACAGCTATGCAAACTTTACAG GCTATGTATATAACGGAATTATCAAGTGGCTCAAGATCAAGGCCAGTACTTAATAATCAGAATCAGGTGCCCCAATCTAGATCTCTACCAAGACATTTTAAATTGAATCCTCACAATCCGACGGGTGCAGCTTTGCAATACTACGATATATCAAGGGATAAACTTTTTGTTTCAAAAAGCATAGCAATTTTATGTAGAAGCGCTTATGTTCAGGCAGCTAAgatatttttagaaaatctttACAG GTGTGCTAAAAGACTGTCGAATTCCCAATATTCTCTGGAAAGTTATGTGTTTAATCTTTTATATGAA ATCGAATTACCGACTCCTGGAAAGAGTATATTGGTGCATCTACCTCCTTCTGATCCTCAATTGCCTCCTACTAGTATCGTTTTACAAAGTCCCGCCCCACCGTTGGAACTGCCTCATCTCGACTACTCATTAAGGCTAATGTTTGTTTGGTTAGGTGTCGATATTGTAGTTCAACTGTTCACGTGTCTTCTGCTCGAGAATCAAATCCTTCTTAGGAGTACAG ATTGTCAAAAGTTAATGGTGGTAGCCGAAGGTATAACCTCACTTCTTTTTCCCTTCACATGGCCTCACGTGTACGTGCCAATCTTGCCAGCATCACTGCATCATTTTCTCGATGCACCGGTTCCTTTTTTAATGG GTCTGAATGCTTCCTCGGAAAATATCAAGGTAGCATCCGAAGCTAGTCTTTGTTATGTAGATATAGATAAATGCAAGGTTCAGCTACCGGAGGAAACTACGTCGTTTCCGCATAGGGAAGCGTTTGTTAGTGAAATTTGGTCTGCGCTAGATAAATTTGGGATACAAGTGCCGAATTCTGAAAATAACAGGAACACAAATACTCAG GAGATTATATCGAGGAGTTGTACGTTACCTCTCAAACCACAAAACAGACGTAAACTCTCCGTACATGACACATTAGACTGCGAAAGGCCCCCATCGCCTCCGGGGTCAGCTAGGTCCGAAGCTTTACAAAGGATTGCCGATATAGTGAGAAGAACTGGCGTGACTTTGGATCAAAATGACTCAAGTCTTCCTGCCGACACTTACATCGAAGATCTTAGGTTCAACAATTCGTTACGGGAGATTTTCTTGAACAGATTCGTGCACATTTTTCAATCGTATGAAAATTTCGTCATATTTCCTAACCAG GCTAAAGAAGATTGGCTCAATAACCGGGACTCGATGCAAAACTTCGACAAATCCTCTTTCCTGAGCGATCAACCGGAACAACACAGGGCCTTCCTGTGGCGCTTCCTCGAATCTCAAATGTTCGCCACCCTCATCGACAATAAAATTCTATCCACGTGGGGTGAGGTGGACAACAACCTGGTCATATTCGACAACAGGATAAAATTGTTGAAACAGAGGTACGGTGGTGAGAATCTCATGCGGTCCCTGTGTTACGAACCCTGCACCATATCCCACGATACGCAGAAGTTGCTGGAGAGAAGATTGACGAATCCGGATTTCGAATCTCCCTCCCCCAGGGAGATTATGAACAGCAGGTCGACTTCTTCGAAGAATTTTCCCCTGTTGAATAAGGAGATACTGAACAAGACGCCCGTGGTCAATAAGGGTAGTATACCGAGGGCTAGCGCGCTCAAAAAAGACATGAATATACCGAGACCGATGAGTTTGAGCGGGGATCGAGCCAATGCGAACAAGAGCGGAGCAGCTCAAGACATGTCCCCGGCCCTGTTAGCCCAGACCAACTGGACGTTTGTGGAGAAGTTGTTAAAA GACTGCAAGGCCAAAACCAAGAGAATGCTGCTTGCAAAATTGGGAGCGGAAGGGGTGACCCTATCTAGCAACAATGCTTCGGATAATTCCGGAGCCGTTGAAGAAAGTACTTTAGTGGCATCCTTGTGCGATTTTCTTGAAAGGGTGTGGTCACACGCGCTGCAAAAGAAGAGGGGAAAATCAGCCCTGTGGTCCCATCTGTTGGCGTATCAGGAAACTCACCAGCCTCTTTCGATGAAAGAGAATCACTATCTCTCTCGAG AGAAAAAGAAGGAAGAAAAATCAAGACAACAAACTCTGCCGACGTTGTTGAGTCGAAGTGTAGTAG CAGAGATGTCAAGACTTGCACTCCAAGTAGACTACTGGTCTAGTCATGGTAGCGATAGAAATTTGAAGACGGAACTTCCACATTTACCCGAGACGTTACTTGTAGATATCAT TAACGTCCAGGCGATGCTGGACGTGAAGACGTGCATCGGCAAAGCCAGAGCCTGGGTTCGGCTGGCCCTGGAAAAGAAGCTACTCTCCAAGCACATAAGGACCCTGTTGTCGGATCAGGCCCTGCTTAAGAACCTCTACAAGAGGTCGGCGTTCCTCAGATGCGACGAAGAACGGGAACAATTCCTCTACCATTTGCTCTCTCTGAACGCAGTAgattatttttgtttcactAGTACCTATCCTACAACTG TGATACCGTATAGAATTGTGATAGTACCAAGTAAAAAGGGTACGGTTACGTCGGCTAACGTTTGGGTGGTGCTGTCGGGCACTCTGTCGGAGACCAAACGGGTTAATGTTCCGAAGGCGACCATCAACTTCGAGCACAAG aatCAGAACCTTGGCGTGTTGACGACGCTCAGGATCGGCCATGATAACTCGGGTATGCATGCGAAATGGATGATAGACTTCGTGTTGGTCAGAAATGACATCACCGGACATGTTTATAA ATTCCCTTGTGGAAGATGGTTGGGCAGAGGGGTAGACGACGGCTCTACGGAAAGACTGTTAGTCGGCAGCTTGCTTCCCCCCTGCAAAGAAGGAGAGGATAACCCCACCGCTTCGCAGAACAAAGTAACCACACCTCCCAGGTCAAGGTCTCCAGCTCCGCCCGCCCCAAAGACTGAGCTCAAACAATCACAGATACAGCATATGCTAA GCGACTGCATCAATAACATAGTGAAATGGCAATATCGGAGGAGTTCCGAAAGGAATACAACGCTGACCGCCCTATTATGCGGAGAAAAAGGTTTGGTTCATTGCATGGAGAACGTTTTTCTGCTCGGATTCAAATCCGCGAAACTTTTCGTCGGCAAACATTATCTGTGGGATTATCTAG TGTGGATCAAAGAAGAGTTCGAGTCTTGCCTGATGGAAGAAAGCGGCGGTACAAGATCGGCTAGTTTGGAGAGAAATTACCAGAAAACCGTCGCCGTTTGGAGATGCTACTGCCACCTGGTGGATGAAATAATGAGCAGTAGCAAAGCCCTAGGGAAAGACGGCAAATTCCAGTTATTCATTTGTTTGAGCGTCAG GGAACACCTTCTGCACAGGATGTTGGTGCCGATGTCAGCGTGCAAGATCACTTCCGAAATGTACGaagatgaatcttttttgaaaaatcgCGGTTTGCTCACTTTTCTCAGACAGATATTACTTCCCCTGGACGAGCTGGATGTTGTCTTGGAAAATTCTGTAACCCACGGTATTTCATCACCTTCTCATTGTTGA
- the LOC123309007 gene encoding DENN domain-containing protein 5B isoform X3, translating to MIKFADYFVISGLDLGSGLEPDKYAEDNLQVSPLERSYKTKVLSHYPDNIAAYPLDEQAVGMLCLPNGLKFRTQKHSVTQAPTFHSFLITKEDGKRFYGFSLIFYEEVRNRDICTAMQTLQAMYITELSSGSRSRPVLNNQNQVPQSRSLPRHFKLNPHNPTGAALQYYDISRDKLFVSKSIAILCRSAYVQAAKIFLENLYRCAKRLSNSQYSLESYVFNLLYEIELPTPGKSILVHLPPSDPQLPPTSIVLQSPAPPLELPHLDYSLRLMFVWLGVDIVVQLFTCLLLENQILLRSTDCQKLMVVAEGITSLLFPFTWPHVYVPILPASLHHFLDAPVPFLMGLNASSENIKVASEASLCYVDIDKCKVQLPEETTSFPHREAFVSEIWSALDKFGIQVPNSENNRNTNTQEIISRSCTLPLKPQNRRKLSVHDTLDCERPPSPPGSARSEALQRIADIVRRTGVTLDQNDSSLPADTYIEDLRFNNSLREIFLNRFVHIFQSYENFVIFPNQAKEDWLNNRDSMQNFDKSSFLSDQPEQHRAFLWRFLESQMFATLIDNKILSTWGEVDNNLVIFDNRIKLLKQRYGGENLMRSLCYEPCTISHDTQKLLERRLTNPDFESPSPREIMNSRSTSSKNFPLLNKEILNKTPVVNKGSIPRASALKKDMNIPRPMSLSGDRANANKSGAAQDMSPALLAQTNWTFVEKLLKDCKAKTKRMLLAKLGAEGVTLSSNNASDNSGAVEESTLVASLCDFLERVWSHALQKKRGKSALWSHLLAYQETHQPLSMKENHYLSREMSRLALQVDYWSSHGSDRNLKTELPHLPETLLVDIINVQAMLDVKTCIGKARAWVRLALEKKLLSKHIRTLLSDQALLKNLYKRSAFLRCDEEREQFLYHLLSLNAVDYFCFTSTYPTTVIPYRIVIVPSKKGTVTSANVWVVLSGTLSETKRVNVPKATINFEHKNQNLGVLTTLRIGHDNSGMHAKWMIDFVLVRNDITGHVYKFPCGRWLGRGVDDGSTERLLVGSLLPPCKEGEDNPTASQNKVTTPPRSRSPAPPAPKTELKQSQIQHMLSDCINNIVKWQYRRSSERNTTLTALLCGEKGLVHCMENVFLLGFKSAKLFVGKHYLWDYLVWIKEEFESCLMEESGGTRSASLERNYQKTVAVWRCYCHLVDEIMSSSKALGKDGKFQLFICLSVREHLLHRMLVPMSACKITSEMYEDESFLKNRGLLTFLRQILLPLDELDVVLENSVTHGISSPSHC from the exons ATGATCAAATTTGCTGATTACTTTGTCATAAGTGGTCTGGATTTGGGCTCAGGATTAGAGCCTGATAAGTATGCAG AGGACAATTTGCAAGTTTCTCCTTTGGAGAGATCTTACAAAACAAAGGTTTTAAGCCATTACCCTGACAATATAGCAGCATATCCACTTGACGAGCAAGCTGTTGGAATG ttGTGCCTACCTAATGGTCTCAAATTTCGTACTCAAAAGCATTCAGTCACACAAGCTCCtacttttcattcttttttgATCACTAAAGAGGATGGAAAACGATTTTATGGTTTCAGCTTGATATTCTATGAGGAAGTTAGGAATAGGGACATCTGTACAGCTATGCAAACTTTACAG GCTATGTATATAACGGAATTATCAAGTGGCTCAAGATCAAGGCCAGTACTTAATAATCAGAATCAGGTGCCCCAATCTAGATCTCTACCAAGACATTTTAAATTGAATCCTCACAATCCGACGGGTGCAGCTTTGCAATACTACGATATATCAAGGGATAAACTTTTTGTTTCAAAAAGCATAGCAATTTTATGTAGAAGCGCTTATGTTCAGGCAGCTAAgatatttttagaaaatctttACAG GTGTGCTAAAAGACTGTCGAATTCCCAATATTCTCTGGAAAGTTATGTGTTTAATCTTTTATATGAA ATCGAATTACCGACTCCTGGAAAGAGTATATTGGTGCATCTACCTCCTTCTGATCCTCAATTGCCTCCTACTAGTATCGTTTTACAAAGTCCCGCCCCACCGTTGGAACTGCCTCATCTCGACTACTCATTAAGGCTAATGTTTGTTTGGTTAGGTGTCGATATTGTAGTTCAACTGTTCACGTGTCTTCTGCTCGAGAATCAAATCCTTCTTAGGAGTACAG ATTGTCAAAAGTTAATGGTGGTAGCCGAAGGTATAACCTCACTTCTTTTTCCCTTCACATGGCCTCACGTGTACGTGCCAATCTTGCCAGCATCACTGCATCATTTTCTCGATGCACCGGTTCCTTTTTTAATGG GTCTGAATGCTTCCTCGGAAAATATCAAGGTAGCATCCGAAGCTAGTCTTTGTTATGTAGATATAGATAAATGCAAGGTTCAGCTACCGGAGGAAACTACGTCGTTTCCGCATAGGGAAGCGTTTGTTAGTGAAATTTGGTCTGCGCTAGATAAATTTGGGATACAAGTGCCGAATTCTGAAAATAACAGGAACACAAATACTCAG GAGATTATATCGAGGAGTTGTACGTTACCTCTCAAACCACAAAACAGACGTAAACTCTCCGTACATGACACATTAGACTGCGAAAGGCCCCCATCGCCTCCGGGGTCAGCTAGGTCCGAAGCTTTACAAAGGATTGCCGATATAGTGAGAAGAACTGGCGTGACTTTGGATCAAAATGACTCAAGTCTTCCTGCCGACACTTACATCGAAGATCTTAGGTTCAACAATTCGTTACGGGAGATTTTCTTGAACAGATTCGTGCACATTTTTCAATCGTATGAAAATTTCGTCATATTTCCTAACCAG GCTAAAGAAGATTGGCTCAATAACCGGGACTCGATGCAAAACTTCGACAAATCCTCTTTCCTGAGCGATCAACCGGAACAACACAGGGCCTTCCTGTGGCGCTTCCTCGAATCTCAAATGTTCGCCACCCTCATCGACAATAAAATTCTATCCACGTGGGGTGAGGTGGACAACAACCTGGTCATATTCGACAACAGGATAAAATTGTTGAAACAGAGGTACGGTGGTGAGAATCTCATGCGGTCCCTGTGTTACGAACCCTGCACCATATCCCACGATACGCAGAAGTTGCTGGAGAGAAGATTGACGAATCCGGATTTCGAATCTCCCTCCCCCAGGGAGATTATGAACAGCAGGTCGACTTCTTCGAAGAATTTTCCCCTGTTGAATAAGGAGATACTGAACAAGACGCCCGTGGTCAATAAGGGTAGTATACCGAGGGCTAGCGCGCTCAAAAAAGACATGAATATACCGAGACCGATGAGTTTGAGCGGGGATCGAGCCAATGCGAACAAGAGCGGAGCAGCTCAAGACATGTCCCCGGCCCTGTTAGCCCAGACCAACTGGACGTTTGTGGAGAAGTTGTTAAAA GACTGCAAGGCCAAAACCAAGAGAATGCTGCTTGCAAAATTGGGAGCGGAAGGGGTGACCCTATCTAGCAACAATGCTTCGGATAATTCCGGAGCCGTTGAAGAAAGTACTTTAGTGGCATCCTTGTGCGATTTTCTTGAAAGGGTGTGGTCACACGCGCTGCAAAAGAAGAGGGGAAAATCAGCCCTGTGGTCCCATCTGTTGGCGTATCAGGAAACTCACCAGCCTCTTTCGATGAAAGAGAATCACTATCTCTCTCGAG AGATGTCAAGACTTGCACTCCAAGTAGACTACTGGTCTAGTCATGGTAGCGATAGAAATTTGAAGACGGAACTTCCACATTTACCCGAGACGTTACTTGTAGATATCAT TAACGTCCAGGCGATGCTGGACGTGAAGACGTGCATCGGCAAAGCCAGAGCCTGGGTTCGGCTGGCCCTGGAAAAGAAGCTACTCTCCAAGCACATAAGGACCCTGTTGTCGGATCAGGCCCTGCTTAAGAACCTCTACAAGAGGTCGGCGTTCCTCAGATGCGACGAAGAACGGGAACAATTCCTCTACCATTTGCTCTCTCTGAACGCAGTAgattatttttgtttcactAGTACCTATCCTACAACTG TGATACCGTATAGAATTGTGATAGTACCAAGTAAAAAGGGTACGGTTACGTCGGCTAACGTTTGGGTGGTGCTGTCGGGCACTCTGTCGGAGACCAAACGGGTTAATGTTCCGAAGGCGACCATCAACTTCGAGCACAAG aatCAGAACCTTGGCGTGTTGACGACGCTCAGGATCGGCCATGATAACTCGGGTATGCATGCGAAATGGATGATAGACTTCGTGTTGGTCAGAAATGACATCACCGGACATGTTTATAA ATTCCCTTGTGGAAGATGGTTGGGCAGAGGGGTAGACGACGGCTCTACGGAAAGACTGTTAGTCGGCAGCTTGCTTCCCCCCTGCAAAGAAGGAGAGGATAACCCCACCGCTTCGCAGAACAAAGTAACCACACCTCCCAGGTCAAGGTCTCCAGCTCCGCCCGCCCCAAAGACTGAGCTCAAACAATCACAGATACAGCATATGCTAA GCGACTGCATCAATAACATAGTGAAATGGCAATATCGGAGGAGTTCCGAAAGGAATACAACGCTGACCGCCCTATTATGCGGAGAAAAAGGTTTGGTTCATTGCATGGAGAACGTTTTTCTGCTCGGATTCAAATCCGCGAAACTTTTCGTCGGCAAACATTATCTGTGGGATTATCTAG TGTGGATCAAAGAAGAGTTCGAGTCTTGCCTGATGGAAGAAAGCGGCGGTACAAGATCGGCTAGTTTGGAGAGAAATTACCAGAAAACCGTCGCCGTTTGGAGATGCTACTGCCACCTGGTGGATGAAATAATGAGCAGTAGCAAAGCCCTAGGGAAAGACGGCAAATTCCAGTTATTCATTTGTTTGAGCGTCAG GGAACACCTTCTGCACAGGATGTTGGTGCCGATGTCAGCGTGCAAGATCACTTCCGAAATGTACGaagatgaatcttttttgaaaaatcgCGGTTTGCTCACTTTTCTCAGACAGATATTACTTCCCCTGGACGAGCTGGATGTTGTCTTGGAAAATTCTGTAACCCACGGTATTTCATCACCTTCTCATTGTTGA